The following coding sequences lie in one Kribbella sp. NBC_00709 genomic window:
- a CDS encoding arylsulfatase: MPVPFRGTINVDIRDSVPDWTPFEPPKAPEGAPNVVYIVLDDVGFSAMSCYGGPIETPNIDAIAARGVRFTQWHTTALCSPTRSSLLTGRNHTRNSMACITEAAIGFPNASGTIPPENGMLSEILGERGWNTYMVGKWHLCPTDEMNLASTRRNWPTGRGFERWYGFLGAETNQWYPDLVYDNHPVDQPRSPEEGYHLTDDITDKAVEFIKDAKAIAPEKPFFLYYAPGACHAPHHAPKEWIDKFAGHFDQGYEAMREETLARQKKLGLVPADTELPPVNPIGTPESRSGPDHQPFPALDYTRPWDTLNADERRLFARMAEVYAGFLAHADHHIGRLLAYLEQTDQLENTLVVVVSDNGASGEGGPNGSVNEMKFANGIDDDLAENLAKLDDLGGTKTYNHYANGWAMAFNTPFKMWKRYEFSGGTSDPCIISWPGGATARGELRHQYHHAIDIVPTILDVLGVDAPETIKGHTQSGLDGMSMRASVDDASAESGRRTQFYSMLGSRAIYHEGWKAVTTHPTIAGWGDFNADEWELYHVEVDRSETRNLAAEQPDKLRELVNIWFSEAGANQAFPLDDRSAVEILGTARPQLTAAKDRYVYYPDTAPVSEWQAVNTRNRSFTIGAAVDIPAPGAEGVLFAMGARFGGHALYVKDNRLHYVNSFVGALEQQVVGTKDVPTGEDLILSASFEKQGMDPDAATGTLSLYHGDEKVGEGQIKTQLGAFAIAGAGLYVGRHNGEPITDDYPGAPPHAFTGGTINRVAVDVSGDPYLDLEREAALMLMRE; this comes from the coding sequence ATGCCTGTGCCGTTCCGGGGAACGATCAATGTCGATATCCGCGACTCCGTGCCGGACTGGACGCCGTTCGAGCCGCCCAAGGCGCCGGAGGGTGCGCCGAATGTCGTCTACATCGTGCTCGACGATGTCGGGTTCTCGGCGATGAGCTGCTACGGCGGCCCGATCGAGACCCCCAACATCGATGCGATCGCCGCGCGCGGGGTGCGCTTCACCCAGTGGCACACGACGGCGCTGTGCTCGCCGACCCGGTCGTCGCTGCTCACCGGCCGCAACCACACCCGCAACAGCATGGCGTGCATCACCGAGGCGGCGATCGGATTCCCGAACGCGAGCGGCACGATCCCACCAGAGAACGGGATGCTGTCGGAGATCCTCGGGGAACGCGGCTGGAACACCTACATGGTGGGCAAGTGGCACCTGTGCCCCACCGACGAGATGAACCTCGCCTCGACGCGTCGCAACTGGCCGACCGGCCGGGGCTTCGAGCGGTGGTACGGGTTCCTCGGAGCCGAGACGAACCAGTGGTATCCCGACCTGGTCTACGACAACCACCCGGTCGACCAGCCACGCTCCCCCGAGGAGGGCTACCACCTCACCGATGACATCACCGACAAGGCGGTGGAGTTCATCAAGGACGCCAAGGCGATCGCTCCGGAGAAGCCGTTCTTCCTCTACTACGCACCCGGCGCCTGCCACGCGCCCCACCACGCGCCGAAGGAATGGATCGACAAGTTCGCGGGCCACTTCGACCAGGGGTACGAGGCGATGCGGGAAGAGACCCTGGCGCGTCAGAAGAAGCTCGGTCTGGTGCCGGCCGACACCGAACTACCGCCGGTGAATCCGATCGGCACCCCCGAGTCACGCAGCGGCCCGGACCACCAGCCGTTCCCGGCGCTGGACTACACCCGTCCGTGGGACACGCTGAACGCCGACGAGCGGCGTCTGTTCGCCCGGATGGCCGAGGTGTACGCCGGATTCCTCGCGCACGCCGACCACCACATCGGCCGGTTGCTCGCGTACCTGGAGCAAACCGATCAGCTCGAGAACACCTTGGTCGTGGTCGTGTCCGACAACGGTGCGAGCGGCGAAGGCGGCCCGAACGGCTCGGTCAACGAGATGAAGTTCGCCAACGGGATCGACGACGACCTGGCCGAGAACCTCGCCAAGCTCGACGACCTGGGTGGCACGAAGACGTACAACCACTACGCCAACGGCTGGGCGATGGCGTTCAACACCCCGTTCAAGATGTGGAAGCGCTACGAGTTCAGTGGTGGCACCTCGGACCCCTGCATCATCTCGTGGCCCGGGGGCGCGACCGCACGTGGCGAACTCCGCCACCAGTACCACCACGCGATCGACATCGTCCCGACGATTCTCGACGTACTCGGCGTCGACGCCCCGGAGACGATCAAGGGACACACCCAGAGCGGCTTGGACGGGATGAGCATGCGCGCCAGTGTCGACGACGCGTCCGCCGAGTCCGGACGGCGGACCCAGTTCTACTCGATGCTGGGATCCCGCGCGATCTACCACGAGGGCTGGAAGGCGGTCACCACCCACCCGACCATCGCCGGCTGGGGCGACTTCAACGCCGACGAGTGGGAGCTCTACCACGTCGAGGTCGACCGGTCGGAGACCAGGAACCTCGCGGCGGAGCAGCCGGACAAACTGCGCGAACTGGTGAACATCTGGTTCTCCGAGGCCGGCGCGAACCAGGCCTTCCCGCTCGACGACCGCTCCGCGGTGGAGATCCTCGGCACCGCCCGGCCCCAGCTGACCGCGGCGAAGGACCGCTACGTCTACTACCCGGACACTGCCCCGGTCTCGGAGTGGCAGGCGGTCAACACCCGCAACCGCTCGTTCACGATCGGCGCGGCGGTCGACATCCCGGCACCGGGAGCCGAGGGAGTGCTCTTCGCGATGGGTGCCAGATTCGGTGGCCATGCCCTGTACGTGAAGGACAACCGGCTGCACTACGTGAACAGCTTCGTCGGCGCGCTGGAGCAGCAGGTCGTCGGGACGAAGGACGTTCCGACGGGGGAGGACCTGATCCTGTCGGCCTCCTTCGAGAAGCAAGGGATGGACCCTGACGCTGCGACCGGCACGCTCTCGCTCTACCACGGCGACGAGAAGGTCGGTGAGGGGCAGATCAAGACGCAGCTCGGAGCCTTCGCCATCGCGGGTGCAGGCCTCTACGTCGGACGGCACAACGGCGAGCCGATCACCGACGACTACCCGGGTGCGCCCCCGCACGCCTTCACCGGCGGAACGATCAACCGGGTGGCGGTCGACGTCAGCGGCGACCCGTACCTGGACCTCGAACGCGAAGCCGCCCTGATGCTGATGCGCGAGTAG
- a CDS encoding MBL fold metallo-hydrolase: protein MRLRSSGRHHATFEFGDLQVVSLRDGYIDMPPTRLRGEDGRPLEELPAAVPLAGDNLRLSVNAFFVTDGTRSVLIDTGASNVWHDPTMGLIYDALDEAGVDRTHITDVAITHRHEDHVSGLIAPDGSEAFGKLERVWIGAGDISVFTGRLEPIRERVVPVSEKVAVNDWTTAIPTPGHTPGHTVYDVRSGSGHLLVWGDTVHVPTLQFDQPNVSWELDGDQSEARAARADLLEQLTQPNYFVAGAHLDSPGIARVTRSGGGYALEYL from the coding sequence ATGCGTTTGAGGTCGAGTGGCCGGCACCATGCCACGTTCGAATTCGGCGATCTGCAGGTGGTCTCGTTGCGCGACGGGTACATCGACATGCCGCCGACCCGGCTCCGCGGCGAGGACGGGCGCCCGCTCGAGGAGCTGCCGGCCGCCGTACCGCTGGCCGGCGACAACCTGCGGCTGTCGGTCAATGCCTTCTTCGTCACCGACGGCACGCGGTCCGTTCTCATCGACACCGGCGCGTCGAACGTCTGGCATGACCCGACCATGGGCTTGATCTACGACGCGCTCGACGAAGCGGGAGTCGATCGCACGCACATCACCGATGTGGCGATCACCCACAGACACGAAGACCACGTCAGCGGCCTGATCGCGCCGGACGGTTCAGAAGCGTTCGGCAAACTCGAGCGGGTGTGGATCGGAGCGGGCGACATCTCGGTGTTCACGGGACGACTCGAGCCGATTCGCGAGCGCGTCGTACCCGTGTCGGAGAAGGTCGCCGTCAACGACTGGACCACCGCGATCCCGACACCGGGCCACACGCCCGGTCACACCGTGTACGACGTCAGGAGCGGCTCCGGTCACCTTCTCGTCTGGGGCGACACCGTCCACGTTCCCACGCTGCAATTCGATCAGCCGAACGTGTCCTGGGAGCTCGACGGCGACCAGTCCGAGGCGCGCGCCGCGCGGGCGGACCTCCTCGAACAACTGACCCAGCCGAATTACTTCGTCGCCGGCGCCCACCTCGACTCCCCCGGCATCGCCCGCGTAACCCGCTCGGGCGGCGGTTATGCGCTGGAATACCTCTGA
- a CDS encoding DUF1269 domain-containing protein, translating into MGSDIKAPVDLYIAAYPDAEAARGDWDTIKQAASDDLIKVDGLVLISRGADGKINVDDDFHTARKGAVWGAVGGAVIGLIFPPSLLAGAAVGAGAGLGIGGLKSHREKAAIKADVEDSLPLNSSGIVALFEETWVTDVDKALSHAEKVTKHEVDADSATEVKNAAK; encoded by the coding sequence GTGGGATCTGACATCAAGGCTCCCGTCGACCTGTACATCGCTGCGTACCCGGATGCGGAAGCGGCGCGAGGCGATTGGGACACGATCAAGCAGGCTGCTTCGGACGATCTGATCAAGGTCGACGGGCTGGTGCTCATCAGCCGCGGGGCCGACGGCAAGATCAACGTCGACGACGACTTTCACACGGCCCGGAAGGGCGCTGTCTGGGGTGCGGTCGGCGGTGCGGTCATCGGCCTCATCTTCCCACCGAGCCTGCTGGCCGGTGCGGCGGTCGGTGCGGGAGCCGGACTTGGCATCGGTGGTCTCAAGTCCCACCGGGAAAAGGCCGCGATCAAGGCCGACGTCGAGGACTCCTTGCCGCTGAACAGTTCGGGCATCGTGGCGCTGTTCGAGGAAACCTGGGTCACGGACGTCGACAAGGCGCTGTCGCACGCGGAGAAGGTGACCAAGCACGAGGTCGACGCGGACAGTGCGACGGAGGTCAAGAACGCGGCCAAGTAG
- a CDS encoding GAP family protein, whose amino-acid sequence MGGVIGEILPLALGVAISPIPIIAAILMLLSPNARTTSVGFFVGWIGGVVIAVTAFTLLSALLPEDDSDASKPIQGTIKLVLGVLLILLAARQWRARPQGEAVPELPKWMSAIDTLTAVKGLGLGFLLSALNPKNLIMAAGAGIAIGAGGLDTGQTVVVIVVFTAIAASTVAVPVIGYLAAADRMAEPLESLRGWLVRENTVVMAVLLLVIGVVMIGKGIGSF is encoded by the coding sequence ATGGGCGGTGTGATCGGCGAGATCCTTCCCCTCGCGCTGGGGGTCGCGATCAGCCCGATCCCCATCATCGCGGCGATTCTGATGCTGTTGTCGCCGAACGCGAGGACGACCAGCGTCGGGTTCTTCGTCGGCTGGATCGGCGGGGTCGTCATCGCGGTCACGGCATTCACTCTTCTCTCCGCGCTTCTGCCCGAAGACGATTCCGACGCCTCGAAGCCGATCCAGGGCACGATCAAACTCGTCCTCGGCGTGCTGCTGATCCTGTTGGCCGCCAGGCAATGGCGGGCCCGTCCACAGGGTGAGGCGGTGCCCGAGTTGCCGAAATGGATGTCGGCGATCGACACCCTGACCGCGGTCAAGGGTCTCGGCCTCGGGTTTCTCCTGTCAGCGCTGAATCCGAAGAACCTCATCATGGCCGCTGGGGCCGGCATCGCGATCGGTGCCGGCGGCCTCGATACCGGTCAGACCGTCGTCGTCATCGTCGTTTTCACGGCGATTGCAGCGTCTACCGTCGCGGTGCCCGTCATCGGCTACCTCGCGGCCGCCGACCGAATGGCCGAACCGCTCGAGTCGCTGCGCGGATGGCTGGTCCGGGAGAACACTGTCGTCATGGCCGTCCTCCTCCTGGTCATCGGCGTGGTCATGATCGGCAAGGGGATCGGAAGCTTCTAG
- a CDS encoding HAD family hydrolase: MLSSWQDTPARQAIVDYVEQAVQEGGAQYVPPSERIAVFDNDGTLWCEKPMPVELAFILQRLAEMAERDPSLRSRQPWQAARNKDYAWLGGVITKHYHGDDSDVKVLLGGILQSFATMSVDTYAALAERFLRTAPHPTLGRQFRDCAYLPMVELLRYLEANGFTTYIVSGGDRDFMRPVTDEIYGIPAERVIGSSAGLRYQDDDTGGSVVYQAEMDVFDDGPMKPVRIWSRIGRRPVVAGGNSNGDIPMLRYAGRPGLRLLVLHDDEEREFSYTSGAETSLEQARAEDWTVVSMRNDWATVFAPEAGG, from the coding sequence ATGCTGTCGTCCTGGCAGGACACTCCGGCTCGACAGGCGATCGTGGACTACGTCGAGCAGGCAGTGCAGGAGGGCGGGGCGCAGTACGTTCCGCCCTCCGAGCGGATCGCGGTGTTCGACAACGACGGCACGCTGTGGTGCGAGAAGCCGATGCCGGTAGAGCTCGCCTTCATCCTGCAGCGGCTCGCCGAGATGGCCGAACGGGATCCCAGCCTGCGCTCACGTCAGCCGTGGCAGGCAGCCCGGAACAAGGACTACGCCTGGCTCGGAGGTGTAATCACCAAGCACTACCACGGCGACGACAGCGACGTGAAGGTCCTGCTGGGCGGCATCCTTCAGTCGTTCGCCACGATGAGTGTCGACACCTACGCGGCGCTGGCCGAGCGCTTCCTCAGGACGGCTCCCCACCCGACGCTCGGCCGGCAGTTCCGGGACTGCGCCTACCTCCCGATGGTCGAACTGTTGCGCTATCTGGAGGCCAATGGGTTCACCACGTACATCGTGTCCGGAGGCGACCGCGACTTCATGCGCCCGGTCACCGACGAGATTTACGGCATTCCGGCCGAGCGCGTCATCGGCAGCTCGGCCGGGCTGCGGTACCAGGACGACGACACCGGAGGATCGGTCGTGTACCAGGCCGAGATGGACGTCTTCGACGACGGCCCGATGAAACCCGTCCGCATCTGGAGCCGGATCGGCCGCCGGCCTGTCGTTGCCGGCGGCAACTCCAACGGCGACATCCCGATGCTCCGGTACGCCGGGCGTCCCGGACTGCGGCTGCTCGTGCTGCACGACGACGAGGAACGCGAGTTCAGTTACACCTCGGGCGCCGAGACGTCACTCGAACAGGCTCGCGCCGAGGACTGGACGGTGGTCAGCATGAGGAACGACTGGGCAACAGTCTTCGCCCCCGAAGCGGGCGGCTAG
- a CDS encoding MFS transporter — MSSLCDSSSRNSRLDVGPPAQVRRRGSLLPLLALDLGICMLVASEFLPASVLPGMAADLGVSEGTAGLAVAATAVAGAVTAPSIAVVLPRADRRLVLLGLLLAATIADLAVALAPGFAVMLVGRLLLGVAIAGYWSFAFGAGIQALPGRERLVSTSLSVGVSVATIIAVPLASIGADRAGWRPVFGVAAALTAVSLVLLALVFPPVPAHPSAGLAMMRSALRNPLLIAGLVFIVVAVFGNFVAYPYIRLAIMRVAPDGSAWLLLAWGLGGLLGNLAAGALAKRLTLATAVAPILLSGSLAVTAYAVGVPMLAVGIVVWGLAFSMMPVTTQLWVARAEREHTESAMSLQVAAFQTAITVGSAVGGAVVDGHGVSAALVLGAAVAVVSGVGFAVLRTPRT; from the coding sequence GTGTCTTCTCTCTGTGACTCCTCCAGCCGGAACAGCCGCCTCGACGTCGGGCCGCCGGCCCAGGTGCGACGGCGTGGTTCTCTGCTGCCGCTCCTCGCTCTCGATCTGGGCATCTGCATGCTGGTCGCCAGCGAGTTCCTGCCGGCCAGTGTCCTGCCGGGGATGGCCGCCGACCTCGGCGTCTCCGAAGGTACGGCGGGATTGGCCGTTGCCGCGACCGCGGTCGCCGGCGCCGTCACCGCACCGTCCATCGCGGTCGTGCTGCCGCGGGCCGACCGGCGGCTGGTCCTTCTCGGACTGCTGCTGGCCGCAACGATCGCCGACCTGGCGGTGGCGCTGGCTCCGGGATTCGCGGTGATGCTGGTCGGCCGGCTGCTGCTCGGGGTCGCGATCGCGGGGTACTGGTCGTTCGCGTTCGGGGCCGGCATCCAGGCGTTGCCCGGTCGTGAGCGGCTCGTCTCGACCAGCTTGTCGGTCGGGGTGAGCGTGGCGACGATCATCGCCGTACCGCTGGCGTCGATCGGCGCCGACCGGGCCGGGTGGCGTCCGGTCTTCGGGGTGGCTGCCGCTTTGACCGCGGTCAGCTTGGTGCTGCTGGCCCTGGTGTTCCCGCCGGTACCGGCGCATCCGTCGGCCGGACTCGCGATGATGCGCAGCGCCCTGCGTAATCCGTTGCTGATCGCGGGGCTGGTCTTCATCGTGGTCGCCGTCTTCGGGAACTTCGTGGCCTATCCGTACATCAGGTTGGCGATCATGCGGGTCGCGCCGGATGGTTCGGCCTGGTTGCTGCTGGCCTGGGGACTGGGCGGGCTGCTGGGCAATCTCGCCGCCGGCGCCTTGGCGAAGCGGTTGACGCTGGCAACTGCTGTCGCGCCGATCCTCTTGTCCGGGAGCCTTGCCGTCACCGCCTATGCCGTCGGTGTCCCGATGTTGGCGGTCGGCATCGTCGTCTGGGGGCTCGCGTTCAGCATGATGCCGGTGACGACTCAGCTGTGGGTCGCACGGGCCGAACGCGAACACACCGAGTCGGCCATGTCGCTCCAGGTAGCCGCATTCCAGACCGCGATCACCGTCGGCTCAGCGGTCGGCGGCGCAGTGGTCGACGGTCACGGTGTCAGCGCGGCGCTGGTGCTGGGCGCAGCGGTCGCGGTGGTGAGCGGCGTCGGCTTCGCAGTACTGCGGACACCGCGCACCTGA
- a CDS encoding glycoside hydrolase family 15 protein encodes MKDYPAIADHGLIGDLQTAALVSTDGSIDWFCAPRFDSPSVFGALLDHEKGGHLRIRPSHGTFDTKQLYLPDTAILITRFLTEGGVGEVVDFMPATSSTQATGNHRIVRLLRCVRGRMTFDLDIAPRFDYGRKAHQWHLTEHGAVCTSDGAALTFHVVREPDDEQLVEPRIDDAGDVQVSFTLEAGQLRGLMLETAADGPPRAIRVAEAQQLFDDTAGFWRDWLTQSTYTGRWREMLERSAITLKLMTYAPSGGLVAAPTAALPEQIGGERNWDYRYTWIRDASFSIYALLRMGFTEEATAFASWMRDRVQEKAGGASGPLNIMYRVDGSSDLVEETLEHWEGYRGSRPVHIGNGAADQLQLDIYGEALDSLYFADRRGLNVGHTGWLAVRDLLDWLTDHWDQPEEGIWETRGGRKDFTYGRVMCWTAFDRAIRLATTRSRPGPVDRWTRARDAIYDQVMARGFDSERGAFVQQYGGKVLDSSLLRMPTVGFITPRDPLWLSTLRAMDSELVTDSLVYRYNPEASPDGLRGSEGTFSLCTFMYVDALGKAGRVEEARLTFEKMLTYANHLGLYSEEIALTGEQIGNFPQAFTHLALIDAAMTLDAQLDRKQHSES; translated from the coding sequence ATGAAGGACTATCCGGCGATTGCGGATCACGGCTTGATCGGGGACCTGCAGACTGCTGCCCTCGTCAGCACGGACGGATCCATCGACTGGTTCTGCGCCCCGCGATTCGACTCGCCGAGTGTGTTCGGGGCGCTGCTGGACCACGAGAAGGGCGGCCACCTGCGGATCCGCCCGTCGCATGGCACGTTCGACACCAAGCAGCTGTATCTCCCGGACACGGCCATCCTCATCACGCGCTTCCTCACCGAGGGCGGTGTGGGTGAGGTGGTCGACTTCATGCCGGCGACGAGCAGTACGCAAGCCACCGGGAATCACCGGATCGTGCGGCTGTTGCGCTGTGTGCGTGGGCGGATGACGTTCGACCTGGACATCGCACCGCGGTTCGACTACGGGCGCAAGGCTCATCAGTGGCATCTGACCGAGCACGGCGCCGTCTGCACGAGCGACGGTGCGGCGCTGACCTTCCACGTTGTGCGGGAGCCCGACGACGAACAGCTCGTCGAGCCGCGGATCGACGACGCCGGGGATGTGCAGGTCTCGTTCACCCTGGAGGCCGGGCAACTGCGTGGACTGATGCTCGAGACCGCGGCCGACGGACCGCCACGAGCGATCCGGGTCGCAGAGGCACAGCAGCTGTTCGACGACACCGCCGGTTTCTGGCGGGACTGGCTGACGCAGTCCACGTACACAGGTCGCTGGCGGGAGATGCTCGAGCGCTCGGCGATCACGTTGAAGCTGATGACGTACGCACCGAGTGGCGGCCTGGTGGCGGCGCCAACCGCCGCGCTGCCCGAGCAGATCGGCGGCGAGCGGAACTGGGACTACCGCTACACGTGGATCCGGGACGCGTCGTTCTCCATCTATGCCTTGCTTCGGATGGGGTTCACCGAGGAGGCGACCGCCTTCGCGAGCTGGATGCGGGACCGCGTGCAGGAGAAGGCGGGCGGAGCCAGTGGACCGCTGAACATCATGTACCGCGTCGACGGTTCCTCCGATCTCGTCGAGGAGACCCTGGAGCACTGGGAGGGGTACCGCGGCTCCCGCCCGGTGCACATCGGCAACGGCGCCGCCGATCAGCTGCAGCTGGACATCTACGGCGAAGCGCTGGACAGCCTCTACTTCGCCGACCGGCGCGGCCTGAACGTAGGCCACACGGGCTGGCTCGCGGTCCGGGACCTGCTGGATTGGCTCACCGACCACTGGGACCAGCCCGAAGAAGGCATCTGGGAGACCCGGGGCGGCCGCAAGGACTTCACCTACGGCCGGGTGATGTGCTGGACCGCGTTCGACCGGGCGATCCGGCTCGCCACCACTCGGTCCCGCCCGGGACCGGTGGACCGCTGGACCCGGGCCCGGGACGCGATCTACGACCAGGTCATGGCCCGCGGGTTCGACTCGGAGCGGGGTGCCTTCGTGCAGCAGTACGGCGGCAAGGTGCTCGACTCGTCTCTGCTGCGGATGCCCACGGTGGGGTTCATCACTCCACGGGATCCGCTGTGGCTGTCGACGCTGCGGGCGATGGACTCCGAGCTGGTCACCGACAGTCTCGTCTACCGGTACAACCCCGAGGCGTCGCCGGACGGCCTCCGCGGGTCGGAGGGCACGTTCTCGCTGTGCACCTTCATGTACGTCGACGCGCTCGGCAAGGCCGGCCGGGTCGAGGAAGCACGGCTCACCTTCGAGAAGATGCTCACCTACGCCAACCACCTCGGCCTGTACTCCGAGGAGATCGCGCTGACCGGTGAACAGATCGGCAACTTCCCGCAGGCGTTCACCCACCTCGCCCTGATCGACGCCGCCATGACCCTGGACGCCCAGCTCGACCGGAAACAGCACTCAGAGAGCTGA
- a CDS encoding helix-turn-helix transcriptional regulator, with protein MAETDFRGRGRRPAARFDIGGLRHQELDSEASLGAPGPLWFLVLGGAVTLRTAAGTSELGVGDAAWLDSQTGFTVTTAAGAELAAADLRVVVAAHAIPSPLVVRGFAARHPGVAELVKSCPLDGHCRASTFGEGYGTLIGAAMTDSWLEDEHPEADEVDPLVTRVLEAVVADPAGQWSVESLATLAHLSRSALNTRFQKALGRSPIRMLRDVRMGEARLLLADPGLPVEAVASRCGYGSIAAFSRAFTSEHGLSPQSWRAELRQVRGVRSTAKPTPLTTATAAPSTSAALTP; from the coding sequence GTGGCTGAAACTGACTTCCGAGGCCGGGGACGACGTCCGGCGGCTCGTTTCGACATCGGCGGGCTGCGGCACCAGGAGCTTGACAGCGAGGCGTCGCTCGGCGCACCGGGGCCGTTGTGGTTCCTCGTGCTGGGCGGCGCCGTCACCCTGAGGACGGCCGCCGGCACCAGCGAGCTCGGAGTGGGTGATGCGGCCTGGCTGGATTCGCAGACCGGGTTCACCGTGACGACCGCCGCCGGGGCCGAGCTCGCGGCGGCCGATCTCCGGGTGGTTGTCGCAGCTCATGCCATCCCGAGTCCCCTCGTCGTCCGCGGCTTCGCGGCCCGGCACCCGGGAGTCGCCGAACTGGTCAAGAGCTGCCCGCTGGATGGCCACTGCCGCGCCTCGACGTTCGGCGAAGGGTACGGAACCCTGATCGGCGCCGCGATGACCGACTCCTGGCTCGAGGACGAGCATCCGGAGGCAGACGAGGTCGATCCGCTGGTGACCCGCGTGCTCGAAGCAGTGGTTGCCGATCCTGCGGGGCAATGGAGTGTGGAGTCGCTGGCGACTCTCGCGCACCTGTCCCGCTCCGCCCTCAACACACGGTTCCAGAAGGCGCTCGGTCGCAGCCCGATCCGCATGCTGCGGGACGTCCGGATGGGCGAGGCCCGGCTGCTGCTCGCCGATCCCGGCCTCCCGGTCGAGGCCGTCGCGTCCCGCTGCGGGTACGGATCGATCGCGGCGTTCAGCCGGGCGTTCACGTCCGAACACGGGCTGTCTCCACAGTCCTGGAGAGCCGAGCTGCGTCAGGTGCGCGGTGTCCGCAGTACTGCGAAGCCGACGCCGCTCACCACCGCGACCGCTGCGCCCAGCACCAGCGCCGCGCTGACACCGTGA
- a CDS encoding class I SAM-dependent methyltransferase, with the protein MRRTVAKAERAGLSVGDYLESYSSAPGATTSTVEAVLRLGGLPEGVERVCEIGPGSGRYASLVMSALRPRVYEVYETASDWIRYLREKFPQILVQPADGHTLEHTATASVDLVHSHKLFNYIPFVATLGYLAEMARVVRPGGVVAFDVMTEDCLDDAMTATWFAHPERGMIYALTPRPWMLDFFAERDLDLLGNQFVPLAGVRTELLVFRRR; encoded by the coding sequence ATGCGGAGGACCGTCGCCAAGGCGGAGCGTGCGGGGCTGTCGGTCGGTGACTATCTGGAGAGTTACAGCTCGGCGCCGGGCGCGACTACCTCGACGGTCGAGGCGGTGCTTCGGCTGGGTGGGTTGCCGGAGGGGGTTGAGCGGGTCTGCGAGATCGGCCCTGGATCCGGCCGGTACGCGAGTCTTGTCATGTCCGCGCTGCGACCACGCGTTTACGAGGTGTACGAGACCGCTTCGGACTGGATCCGCTACCTGCGCGAGAAGTTTCCGCAGATCCTCGTGCAACCGGCTGACGGTCACACGCTGGAGCACACGGCGACCGCCTCGGTCGATCTGGTCCACTCGCACAAGCTGTTCAACTACATACCGTTCGTGGCCACGCTCGGCTACCTCGCTGAGATGGCCCGGGTGGTGCGCCCGGGGGGAGTGGTCGCGTTCGACGTCATGACCGAGGACTGCCTCGACGATGCGATGACTGCCACCTGGTTCGCCCACCCCGAGCGCGGCATGATCTACGCGCTGACCCCACGCCCCTGGATGCTCGACTTCTTCGCCGAGCGAGACCTCGATCTGCTGGGAAACCAGTTCGTCCCACTCGCCGGTGTGCGCACCGAACTGCTCGTTTTTCGCCGTCGATAG
- a CDS encoding helix-turn-helix domain-containing protein, translated as MVKRDGNAGEPQDGDDLAGAFGGNVRRRREEARLTLEQLSTRSSVSRAMLSKVERGEKSPTIGIASRIAYALDASLSDLVGAPAAAASGVAIVMRKKDRPVFRDPETGFERHMVSAAPGAGGAEMIVHYLPAQVSTGLLPAYPPGTEKQLVVLDGTLTVAIGGISETLNTGDSLFFRADADHGFANRTNSPCEYIMVVSRRT; from the coding sequence GTGGTCAAGCGAGACGGAAACGCGGGCGAACCACAGGACGGCGACGACCTGGCCGGCGCGTTCGGCGGTAACGTGCGGCGTCGCCGGGAGGAGGCGCGCCTGACGCTGGAGCAGCTGTCCACGCGGTCGTCGGTCAGCCGGGCGATGCTTTCCAAGGTCGAACGCGGTGAGAAGAGCCCGACGATCGGCATCGCGTCCAGGATCGCTTACGCGCTCGACGCGTCGCTCTCGGACCTGGTCGGTGCGCCGGCTGCTGCCGCGTCCGGTGTAGCCATTGTGATGCGCAAGAAGGACCGGCCCGTCTTCCGTGACCCGGAGACCGGCTTCGAGCGGCACATGGTGTCAGCGGCCCCGGGCGCGGGAGGGGCGGAAATGATCGTCCACTACCTCCCCGCGCAGGTGTCCACCGGCCTGCTGCCCGCGTATCCGCCGGGTACGGAGAAACAACTCGTGGTGCTCGACGGCACTCTCACCGTCGCGATCGGCGGGATCAGCGAGACCCTGAACACCGGCGACTCCCTGTTCTTCCGGGCCGACGCGGACCACGGCTTCGCCAACCGGACGAACTCTCCCTGCGAGTACATCATGGTCGTCTCGCGCAGAACCTGA